In Procambarus clarkii isolate CNS0578487 chromosome 25, FALCON_Pclarkii_2.0, whole genome shotgun sequence, the following proteins share a genomic window:
- the LOC138368373 gene encoding proteoglycan 4-like: MTWGTISTADCALVTANSPAISPAVRCDALVIRRHTNSVNLTSVILIRNHIFLNLRPPVPQQKTNPRLHNRRPPDPTTEDLQTPQQKTNPRPHNRRPPDPQQKTNPRLHNRRPPDPQQKTNPRPHNRRPLDPQQKTSRLHNRRPPDPTTEDLQTPQQKTNPRPHNRRQTPDPTTEDLQTPQQKTNPRPHNRRPPDPTTEDKPQTPQQKTPRPHNRRPPDPTTEDKPQTHNRRPADPTTEDKAQTPQQKTPRPHNRRPPDSTTEDPQTPQQKTNPQTLQQKTPRPTTEDKPPDPTTEDKPQTHNRRPRLHNRKQTPDPQQKTNPRPTTEDPQTPQQKTPRPHNRRPPDPQQKTNPRPTTEDPQTPQQKTPRLHNRRQTPDPTTVNSQTPQPRSPTTTGVTAPTLQCLYTSQEKECVNRIFLISLMDSINHHHHGVQCGHSSSLVHLSSPTGK; encoded by the exons ATGACGTGGGGCACAATCAGCACTGCTGATTGTGCCCTCGTCACAGCAAACTCGCCAGCAATTTCACCCGCCGTCAGGTGCGATGCCTTGGTTATCAGGCGTCACACCAACTCGGTCAATTTGACTTCAGTGATACTC ATCCGCAACCACATATTCCTCAACCTCAGACCTCCGGTTCCACAACAGAagacaaaccccagactccacaacAGAAGACCTCCAGACCCCACAACAGAAGACCTCCAGACTCCACAACAGAAGACAAACCCCAGACCCCACAATAGAAGACCTCCAGACCCACAACAGAagacaaaccccagactccacaacAGAAGACCTCCAGACCCACAACAGAAGACAAACCCCAGACCCCACAACAGAAGACCTCTAGACCCACAACAGAAGACCTCCAGACTCCACAACAGAAGACCCCCAGACCCCACAACAGAAGACCTCCAGACCCCACAACAGAAGACAAACCCCAGACCCCACAACAGAAGACAAACCCCAGACCCCACAACAGAAGACCTCCAGACCCCACAACAGAAGACAAACCCCAGACCCCACAACAGAAGACCCCCAGACCCCACAACAGAAGACAAACCCCAGACCCCACAACAGAAGACCCCCAGACCCCACAACAGAAGACCTCCAGACCCCACAACAGAAGACAAACCCCAGACCCACAATAGAAGACCTGCAGACCCCACAACAGAAGACAAAGCCCAGACCCCACAACAGAAGACCCCCAGACCCCACAACAGAAGACCCCCAGACTCCACAACAGAAGACCCCCAGACCCCACAACAGAAGACAAACCCCCAGACCCTACAACAGAAGACCCCCAGACCCACAACAGAAGACAAACCCCCAGACCCCACAACAGAAGACAAACCCCAGACCcacaacagaagacccagactCCACAACAGAAAACAAACCCCAGACCCACAACAGAAGACAAACCCCAGACCCACAACAGAAGACCCCCAGACCCCACAACAGAAGACCCCCAGACCCCACAACAGAAGACCCCCAGACCCACAACAGAAGACAAACCCCAGACCCACAACAGAAGACCCCCAGACTCCACAACAGAAGACCCCCAGACTCCACAACAGAAGACAAACCCCAGACCCCACAACCGTAAATTCCCAGACCCCACAACCCCGCAGTCCTACAACTACAGGGGTCACAGCCCCAACACTGCAGTGCCTCTACACAAGTCAAGAAAAGGAATGTGTCAATCGTATATTTTTAATATCGTTGATGGACTCtataaaccaccaccaccatggtgtcCAGTGCGGTCATTCCAGTTCGCTGGTTCACTTGTCGTCCCCCACGGGAAAGTAA